In one window of Solanum pennellii chromosome 2, SPENNV200 DNA:
- the LOC107008646 gene encoding serine/threonine-protein kinase STY13 — protein sequence MGSANGFYSGEEEFNLEAKWLIDPKLLFVGPKIGEGAHAKVYEGKYRNQNVAIKIVHKGETPEEIAKRESRFGREVAMLSRVQHKNLVKFIGACKEPVMVIVTELLLGGTLRKYLLNLRPRCLDTGVAIRFALDIARAMECLHSHGIIHRDLKPENLLLTADHKTVKLADFGLAREESLTEMMTAETGTYRWMAPELYSTVTLRHGEKKHYNHKVDAYSFAIVLWELVHNKLPFEGMSNLQAAYAAAFKNVRPSADDLPEDLAVIVTSCWKEDPNTRPNFTQIIQMLLHFLSSVSPPEPVIPARIFTSENHVLPPESPGTSSLMSKRDDSVETPKTPMENQPRGFFFCFNQCY from the exons ATGGGATCTGCTAATGGGTTTTACTCCGGAGAAGAAGAGTTCAATTTGGAGGCGAAATGGTTAATTGATCCGAAGCTTCTGTTTGTTGGTCCTAAGATTGGAGAGGGTGCTCATGCCAAAGTGTATGAGGGAAA ATACAGAAACCAGAATGTAGCGATAAAGATTGTGCATAAAGGGGAGACACCCGAGGAGATTGCCAAGAGGGAATCTCGTTTTGGAAGGGAGGTTGCTATGTTATCCAGAGTTCAACACAAGAACTTAGTGAAG TTCATAGGAGCTTGCAAGGAGCCTGTCATGGTCATAGTAACTGAACTTCTTCTCGGGGGGACGCTGAGGAAATACTTGCTGAACCTGAGGCCAAGGTGCTTGGATACTGGTGTCGCTATTAGATTTGCCCTTGATATAGCCCGTGCAATGGAGTGCTTGCACTCTCATGGTATCATTCATCGCGACCTAAAACCTG AGAACTTGCTTTTGACTGCGGACCACAAAACTGTCAAACTTGCGGATTTTGGTTTGGCAAGAGAAGAATCATTGACAGAGATGATGACTGCTGAAACTGGAACCTATCGCTGGATGGCTCCAGAG CTCTACAGCACGGTTACTTTAAGACACGGCGAGAAGAAGCATTATAATCACAAAGTAGATGCCTACAGTTTTGCAATCGTTCTGTGGGAACTCGTACATAACAAATTACCATTTGAGGGCATGTCTAATTTGCAGGCTGCTTATGCAGCTGCTTTTAAG AATGTGAGACCAAGTGCAGATGATCTCCCCGAGGATTTGGCAGTAATTGTAACTTCGTGTTGGAAAGAGGATCCAAACACTCGTCCCAACTTCACTCAGATAATACAGATGCTTCTTCATTTTCTCTCTTCAGTTTCCCCTCCGGAACCGGTAATACCAGCTAGGATTTTCACTTCAGAGAATCATGTGTTACCACCGGAGTCTCCAGGTACCAGCTCCTTAATGTCCAAGCGTGATGACTCGGTTGAGACCCCTAAAACACCCATGGAGAATCAGCCAAGAGGTTTCTTCTTCTGTTTTAACCAATGCTACTGA
- the LOC107009331 gene encoding SUPPRESSOR OF GAMMA RESPONSE 1-like, whose translation MGRSWLINGRGLASKVKNASAPAAHQIKDCGAKRQCPNCNYSIDNKDVSHEWPGLPVGVKFDPSDAELVEHLEAKCGVGNSEQHKFIDEFIPTLEVHEGICYTHPENLPGAKKDGSSVHFFYRITNAYATGKRKRRKIHDENNLMKEHVRWHKTGKTKVVMENGFQKGCKKVMVLYQTLKKGSKQEKTNWVMHQYHLGPDEDEKEGEYVVSKIFYQQQKQSVKANDCCDNEEASVGANQTGPTTPKTVTPNPHRDGETPSYDDILDESLPFSPDQEVEVAKEPGQPSDAKIKCEMEYSTCLAGESQAADANDVHNSLLCDEHNDYSLLDSFGPNLGPSVDYTHSTCHLPQVNGNTTCGISELDNLELDSPPDFQLADLPFGSQENIFSWLDRL comes from the exons ATGGGAAG GTCTTGGCTTATTAATGGCAGAGGACTTGCAAGTAAAGTTAAAAATGCCAGTGCCCCTGCTGCTCATCAAATCAAAGATTGTGGGGCAAAGCGGCAATGCCCAAACTGCAACTACTCTATTGACAACAAAGAT GTTTCTCATGAATGGCCTGGTCTACCTGTTGGTGTGAAATTTGATCCATCTGATGCTGAGCTCGTGGAGCATTTAGAAGCAAAGTGTGGGGTGGGAAATTCAGAGCAACACAAATTCATTGATGAGTTCATCCCGACCCTTGAGGTTCACGAAGGAATTTGCTACACCCATCCTGAAAATCTTCCTG GTGCAAAAAAGGATGGAAGTAGCGTTCACTTCTTTTATCGCATTACTAATGCATATGCAACTGGTAAACGGAAGCGTAGAAAGATtcatgatgaaaataatttgaTGAAAGAACATGTCCGCTGGCACAAGACTGGAAAGACCAAGGTTGTTATGGAGAACGGATTCCAAAAGGGATGCAAGAAGGTCATGGTTCTCTATCAAACTCTTAAGAAGGGGTCGAAGCAGGAAAAGACTAATTGGGTAATGCATCAGTACCACCTGGGCCCTGATGAAGATGAAAAAGAAGGTGAATATGTGGTTTCAAAAATCTTTTACCAACAGCAGAAGCAATCTGTCAAGGCCAATGATTGTTGTGACAATGAGGAAGCCAGTGTGGGAGCGAATCAAACTGGGCCTACAACTCCCAAGACAGTTACACCCAATCCCCATCGAGATGGAGAAACCCCTTCCTATGATGATATTTTAGATGAATCTTTACCCTTCTCACCTGATCAG GAAGTGGAAGTTGCCAAAGAACCAGGGCAGCCTTCTGATGCTAAAATTAAGTGTGAGATGGAGTACTCCACATGCTTGGCTGGAGAATCACAAGCAGCTGATGCAAATGATGTTCATAATTCTCTGTTGTGTGATGAACATAATGATTATTCACTTCTTGATAGTTTTGGACCCAATCTTGGCCCTTCTGTTGACTACACTCATAGCACTTGCCATTTACCACAAGTGAATGGTAACACAACCTGTGGAATTTCAGAATTGGATAACTTGGAACTGGATAGTCCTCCAGACTTCCAACTTGCA GATTTGCCGTTTGGTTCTCAAGAGAATATCTTTAGTTGGTTGGACCGGCTATAG
- the LOC107011941 gene encoding uncharacterized protein LOC107011941 isoform X2, with protein MVSDIYYPSKKSDDFCEDVCGESTPGIVSMSRLRCMLRGLDLKAIVFLVVFVPLCIVGIYFHGQKITYFLRPIWQSPPKPFIELTHYYHENVSMENLCKQHGWGIREYPRRVYDAVLFSNEVDMLTIRWKELYPYITQFVLLESNSTFTGLPKPFTFAINRDQFKFVEPRLTYGTIGGRFRKGENPFVEEAYQRVALDQLLRIAGIEDDDLLIMSDVDEIPSRHTIDLLRWCDDIPPILHLHFRNYLYSFEFELKHRSWRASVHRYQSGKTRYVHYRQTDYLLADSGWHCSFCFRHISDFIFKMKAYSHTDRVRFLHYLNPRRIQDIICEGSDLYDMLPEEYTFKDIIGNMGPLPHSYSAVHLPAHLLDNPEKYKYLLPGNCKRESG; from the exons ATGGTGTCTGATATTTATTACCCTTCAAAGAAAAGCGACGATTTTTGTGAAGACGTTTGTGGCGAG TCTACCCCTGGAATAGTAAGTATGTCGAGACTAAGGTGTATGCTTCGAGGATTGGATTTAAAGGCTATTGTCTTTTTGGTTGTTTTTGTGCCATTATGTATAGTTGGTATATACTTTCATGGACAGAAGATTACCTACTTCCTCCGCCCAATATGGCAATCTCCTCCAAAGCCCTTTATTGAACTTACCCATTATTATCATGAGAATGTCTCTATGGAGAATCTTTGCAAGCAACATGGATGGGGAATTCGTGAATATCCTAGGCGTGTCTATGATGCTGTTTTGTTTAGTAATGAAGTGGACATGCTTACTATCAGATGGAAGGAATTGTATCCTTACATCACACAGTTTGTTCTGCTCGAGTCAAACTCCACGTTTACTGGATTACCAAAACCATTTACTTTTGCTATTAACCGGGACCAATTTAAGTTTGTTGAGCCTCGATTGACTTATGGAACCATTGGAGGAAGATTCAGGAAAGGTGAAAATCCGTTTGTTGAAGAGGCATATCAGAGAGTAGCACTCGACCAGCTTTTGAGAATAGCTGGAATAGAGGATGATGATTTGCTGATAATGTCCGATGTTGATGAAATTCCTAGCAGGCACACTATCGATCTTTTAAGATGGTGTGATGACATTCCTCCAATTCTTCACCTTCATTTTAGGAATTACTTGTACTCTTTTGAATTTGAGCTTAAGCACAGAAGTTGGAGAGCTTCAGTCCACAGGTATCAGAGTGGCAAGACTCGATACGTACACTATCGTCAGACTGATTACCTTTTGGCAGATTCAGGTTGGCATTGTAGCTTTTGCTTCCGCCACATCTCTGACTTCATATTCAAAATGAAAGCTTACAGCCACACTGATAGAGTGAGGTTCTTGCATTATTTGAACCCTAGAAGAATACAAGATATCATTTGTGAAGGATCTGATTTATATGACATGCTTCCTGAGGAGTACACATTCAAGGATATCATTGGTAACATGGGACCTCTACCTCATTCTTACTCAGCCGTGCATCTTCCTGCGCATTTGCTGGATAATCCCGAGAAGTATAAGTATCTCTTGCCCGGGAACTGCAAAAGAGAAAGTGGCTAA
- the LOC107011941 gene encoding uncharacterized protein LOC107011941 isoform X1, with the protein MVSDIYYPSKKSDDFCEDVCGEQSTPGIVSMSRLRCMLRGLDLKAIVFLVVFVPLCIVGIYFHGQKITYFLRPIWQSPPKPFIELTHYYHENVSMENLCKQHGWGIREYPRRVYDAVLFSNEVDMLTIRWKELYPYITQFVLLESNSTFTGLPKPFTFAINRDQFKFVEPRLTYGTIGGRFRKGENPFVEEAYQRVALDQLLRIAGIEDDDLLIMSDVDEIPSRHTIDLLRWCDDIPPILHLHFRNYLYSFEFELKHRSWRASVHRYQSGKTRYVHYRQTDYLLADSGWHCSFCFRHISDFIFKMKAYSHTDRVRFLHYLNPRRIQDIICEGSDLYDMLPEEYTFKDIIGNMGPLPHSYSAVHLPAHLLDNPEKYKYLLPGNCKRESG; encoded by the exons ATGGTGTCTGATATTTATTACCCTTCAAAGAAAAGCGACGATTTTTGTGAAGACGTTTGTGGCGAG CAGTCTACCCCTGGAATAGTAAGTATGTCGAGACTAAGGTGTATGCTTCGAGGATTGGATTTAAAGGCTATTGTCTTTTTGGTTGTTTTTGTGCCATTATGTATAGTTGGTATATACTTTCATGGACAGAAGATTACCTACTTCCTCCGCCCAATATGGCAATCTCCTCCAAAGCCCTTTATTGAACTTACCCATTATTATCATGAGAATGTCTCTATGGAGAATCTTTGCAAGCAACATGGATGGGGAATTCGTGAATATCCTAGGCGTGTCTATGATGCTGTTTTGTTTAGTAATGAAGTGGACATGCTTACTATCAGATGGAAGGAATTGTATCCTTACATCACACAGTTTGTTCTGCTCGAGTCAAACTCCACGTTTACTGGATTACCAAAACCATTTACTTTTGCTATTAACCGGGACCAATTTAAGTTTGTTGAGCCTCGATTGACTTATGGAACCATTGGAGGAAGATTCAGGAAAGGTGAAAATCCGTTTGTTGAAGAGGCATATCAGAGAGTAGCACTCGACCAGCTTTTGAGAATAGCTGGAATAGAGGATGATGATTTGCTGATAATGTCCGATGTTGATGAAATTCCTAGCAGGCACACTATCGATCTTTTAAGATGGTGTGATGACATTCCTCCAATTCTTCACCTTCATTTTAGGAATTACTTGTACTCTTTTGAATTTGAGCTTAAGCACAGAAGTTGGAGAGCTTCAGTCCACAGGTATCAGAGTGGCAAGACTCGATACGTACACTATCGTCAGACTGATTACCTTTTGGCAGATTCAGGTTGGCATTGTAGCTTTTGCTTCCGCCACATCTCTGACTTCATATTCAAAATGAAAGCTTACAGCCACACTGATAGAGTGAGGTTCTTGCATTATTTGAACCCTAGAAGAATACAAGATATCATTTGTGAAGGATCTGATTTATATGACATGCTTCCTGAGGAGTACACATTCAAGGATATCATTGGTAACATGGGACCTCTACCTCATTCTTACTCAGCCGTGCATCTTCCTGCGCATTTGCTGGATAATCCCGAGAAGTATAAGTATCTCTTGCCCGGGAACTGCAAAAGAGAAAGTGGCTAA